A genome region from Streptomyces sp. S4.7 includes the following:
- the cutA gene encoding divalent-cation tolerance protein CutA, with translation MTGPEFLTVLTTTDSAAKAQALARGAVGARLAACAQVSAPVTSVYHWQGAIETTEEWQVLLKTTAACYEALEAHLTAEHDYDTPEILAFPVVRGSAPYLAWLADETAPGDAPEDPPDRA, from the coding sequence ATGACCGGTCCGGAGTTTCTGACCGTACTGACCACCACCGACAGCGCGGCGAAGGCGCAGGCCCTGGCACGGGGCGCGGTGGGGGCGAGGCTCGCCGCGTGCGCGCAGGTCTCGGCGCCGGTCACCTCCGTCTACCACTGGCAGGGCGCGATCGAGACGACGGAGGAGTGGCAGGTGCTCCTCAAGACGACCGCCGCCTGTTACGAAGCCCTTGAGGCGCATCTGACGGCGGAGCACGACTACGACACGCCGGAGATCCTCGCGTTCCCGGTGGTACGGGGCAGTGCGCCGTACCTGGCCTGGCTGGCGGACGAGACGGCGCCCGGCGACGCCCCCGAAGATCCGCCGGACAGGGCCTGA
- a CDS encoding aminotransferase class IV has translation MAPTEAIQVIEINGEPATRATLRVPALSGYGHFTAMQVRGGRVRGLELHLARLDSATRELFGAGLAGERVRELLRHALREVSDASARVHVHWPEGDEEARVMITVRPPSAKDGRPHGLMSVPFAREVPHIKHLGGFGQTYYLLRAERAGFDEALLTAPGGLVTEGAVTNIAFWDGTHVVWPDAPSLLGITMALIEPRLPSVRRPVTLADLPSYASAFVTNSQGIAPVDRIDDVAFTVDAELMGTVAAAYEAVEWDAV, from the coding sequence ATGGCACCGACCGAGGCTATCCAGGTCATCGAGATCAACGGCGAGCCCGCCACCCGGGCCACGCTCCGGGTCCCGGCGCTCAGCGGCTACGGGCACTTCACCGCCATGCAGGTCAGGGGCGGCCGGGTGCGCGGACTGGAGCTGCATCTCGCCCGGCTCGACTCGGCGACCCGCGAGCTGTTCGGCGCGGGCCTGGCAGGGGAGCGCGTACGGGAACTGCTGCGCCACGCGCTGCGCGAGGTGTCCGACGCGTCGGCCCGGGTCCATGTGCACTGGCCGGAGGGCGACGAGGAGGCGCGGGTGATGATCACCGTCAGGCCGCCGTCGGCCAAGGACGGCCGACCGCACGGCCTGATGTCGGTGCCGTTCGCCCGCGAGGTCCCGCACATCAAGCACCTGGGCGGCTTCGGGCAGACGTACTACCTGCTGCGGGCCGAGCGCGCCGGGTTCGACGAGGCGCTGCTGACCGCGCCCGGCGGCCTGGTGACCGAGGGAGCCGTCACCAACATCGCGTTCTGGGACGGCACGCACGTGGTCTGGCCGGACGCGCCCTCGCTGCTGGGGATCACCATGGCGCTCATCGAGCCGCGGCTGCCGTCCGTACGGCGCCCGGTGACGCTGGCCGATCTGCCTTCGTACGCGTCGGCCTTCGTCACCAACTCGCAGGGCATCGCGCCCGTGGACCGGATCGACGACGTGGCGTTCACGGTCGACGCGGAGCTGATGGGGACAGTGGCGGCGGCGTACGAAGCAGTGGAGTGGGACGCCGTCTGA
- a CDS encoding NAD(P)H-dependent oxidoreductase, translating to MDITTQDSAIETSRRSPRAPAPQAPLKLAVIMASNREGRFGPVVSDWFVSHATGRTDFTVDLIDLADTDLPTALSFSPPVSVRGQLGKVTHRLADADAFVIVTPEYNHSYPASLKVLIDWHFDEWRVKPVGFVSYGGISGGLRAVEHLRQVFAELHAVAVRDTVSFHNAGALFDDQGRHRDPSGAGAAATAMLDQLAWWGLALRDAKSTRAYAG from the coding sequence ATGGACATCACCACACAGGATTCAGCCATCGAAACGAGCCGCCGGTCCCCTCGGGCCCCGGCTCCCCAGGCGCCCCTCAAACTCGCCGTCATCATGGCCAGCAACAGGGAGGGCCGGTTCGGCCCGGTCGTCTCCGACTGGTTCGTCTCCCATGCCACCGGGCGCACCGATTTCACCGTCGACCTGATCGACCTCGCCGACACCGATCTGCCGACCGCGCTCTCCTTCAGCCCGCCCGTCTCGGTCCGGGGCCAGCTCGGCAAGGTCACCCACCGGCTGGCCGACGCCGACGCGTTCGTGATCGTCACCCCCGAGTACAACCACTCCTATCCCGCGTCCCTCAAGGTCCTGATCGACTGGCACTTCGACGAGTGGCGGGTCAAGCCCGTCGGGTTCGTCTCCTACGGCGGCATCTCCGGCGGTCTGCGCGCCGTCGAGCATCTGCGCCAGGTCTTCGCCGAACTGCACGCCGTCGCCGTGCGCGACACCGTCTCCTTCCACAACGCCGGCGCCCTCTTCGACGACCAGGGCCGCCACCGGGACCCGTCCGGCGCGGGCGCCGCCGCCACCGCGATGCTCGACCAGCTCGCCTGGTGGGGCCTGGCCCTGCGGGACGCCAAATCAACTCGCGCGTACGCCGGTTGA
- a CDS encoding ElyC/SanA/YdcF family protein has translation MPRLRKARLRLAPSTRSREAGARSRLRLRLRLRLPARLRELRPPSLRLPRTRRGQRRGAQAVMVGCVLALTPATWMHTTADARIRSVADVPARDVAVVFGAGLRDGAPTPYLAHRLDAAAELYEGGKVKVVLVTGDNSREEYDEPDAMRTYLTARGVPDGRIVSDYAGFDTWDSCARARQIFGVERAVLVTQGFHVRRAVALCRAAGVDSYGVGVAERRDVTWYYGGVRELAAAGKAALDTVTRPDPHFLGPRETGVTEALASEGR, from the coding sequence ATGCCACGGCTGCGGAAGGCGCGGTTGCGGTTGGCGCCGTCGACGCGATCGCGCGAGGCAGGGGCGCGATCGCGGTTGCGGTTGCGGTTGCGGTTGCGGTTGCCGGCGCGGTTGCGCGAGCTGCGGCCGCCCTCCCTGCGGCTGCCGAGGACGCGGCGGGGACAACGGCGCGGCGCCCAGGCCGTCATGGTCGGGTGCGTGCTGGCGCTGACACCCGCCACATGGATGCACACGACCGCCGACGCCCGTATCCGTTCCGTCGCCGACGTGCCCGCGCGGGACGTCGCCGTCGTGTTCGGGGCGGGTCTGCGCGACGGCGCGCCGACGCCCTATCTGGCGCACCGCCTCGACGCCGCCGCCGAGCTGTACGAGGGCGGAAAGGTGAAGGTCGTCCTCGTCACCGGGGACAACAGCCGCGAGGAGTACGACGAACCGGACGCCATGCGGACCTATCTGACGGCGCGTGGGGTACCGGACGGCCGGATCGTCAGCGACTACGCGGGATTCGACACCTGGGACTCCTGCGCCCGGGCGAGGCAGATCTTCGGCGTCGAGCGGGCGGTGCTGGTCACGCAGGGCTTCCACGTACGGCGCGCGGTCGCGCTCTGCCGGGCGGCGGGCGTCGACTCCTACGGCGTCGGCGTCGCCGAGCGGCGCGACGTGACCTGGTACTACGGCGGGGTCCGGGAGCTGGCGGCGGCGGGAAAGGCGGCGCTCGACACGGTGACACGGCCCGATCCGCACTTCCTGGGCCCACGGGAGACCGGTGTGACGGAGGCGCTGGCGAGCGAGGGGCGGTGA
- a CDS encoding molybdopterin oxidoreductase family protein yields the protein MTDAAVPTHCPYCALQCGMSLRPTADGPGVEVVERADFPVNRGALCGKGRTAPAVLSSRVRLTEPLVRRSAGGPLEPAGWDEALGAVAAGLARTRADLGPDAVGVFGGGGLTNEKAYTLGKFARVVLGTSQIDYNGRFCMSSAAAAHQRAFGLDRGLPFPLADIPRTGCVILVGSNLAETMPPALRYLTELRENGGTLIVVDPRRTRTAEQADLHIAPRPGTDLALALGLLHLVVTQGRTDEAFIRERTTGWPETRAAAMAHWPEHVERVTGVPVPQLRQAVRLFCDAPTGMVLTARGPEQQSKGTDTVGAWINLCLATGRAGRPLSGYGCLTGQGNGQGGREHGQKADQLPGYRKLTDPAAREHVARVWGVDPDGLPGPGRSAYELLDALGGDVRALLLMGSNPVVSAPRAAHIEGRLRSLDFLAVADVVLSETAALADVVLPVAQWAEETGTTTSLEGRVLLRRRALSPPAGVRSDLQVLHGLAELLGHEKGFPADPEEVFEELRRASEGGPADYSGITYRRIAAEDGVFWPCPGEGHPGTPRLFLDRFATDDGRARFVPVVHRPAAEETDAEFPVLLTTGRVVSQYQSGAQTRRVDELNAAAPGPFVELHPRLAERLGVAEGDRLAVVSRRGRAVAPARITTAIRADTVFMPFHWPGEGRANNLTNPALDPTSRMPEFKVCAVRVEPVGD from the coding sequence ATGACCGATGCCGCCGTCCCGACCCACTGCCCCTACTGCGCGCTCCAGTGCGGGATGAGCCTGCGGCCCACGGCGGACGGTCCGGGTGTCGAGGTCGTGGAGCGCGCCGACTTCCCCGTCAACCGGGGCGCGCTCTGCGGCAAGGGACGTACCGCGCCGGCCGTGCTGTCCTCGCGGGTGCGGCTGACCGAACCGCTCGTACGGCGGTCGGCGGGCGGTCCGCTCGAACCGGCCGGCTGGGACGAGGCGCTGGGCGCCGTCGCCGCCGGGCTGGCGCGGACGCGGGCGGATCTCGGGCCGGACGCGGTGGGTGTCTTCGGCGGGGGCGGGCTGACCAACGAGAAGGCGTACACGCTCGGCAAGTTCGCCCGCGTCGTGCTCGGGACCTCGCAGATCGACTACAACGGGCGGTTCTGCATGTCGTCGGCGGCGGCCGCGCATCAGCGGGCGTTCGGGCTCGACCGGGGGCTGCCGTTCCCGCTCGCCGACATCCCGCGTACGGGGTGCGTGATCCTCGTCGGTTCCAATCTCGCCGAGACCATGCCGCCCGCGCTGCGGTATCTGACCGAACTGCGCGAGAACGGCGGCACGTTGATCGTCGTCGATCCGCGCAGGACCAGGACCGCCGAGCAGGCGGACCTCCATATCGCGCCCCGGCCCGGCACCGATCTCGCCCTGGCGCTGGGTCTGTTGCACCTGGTGGTGACGCAGGGCCGGACGGACGAGGCGTTCATCCGGGAGCGTACGACCGGATGGCCGGAGACCAGGGCGGCGGCGATGGCGCACTGGCCGGAGCACGTCGAGCGGGTCACCGGGGTCCCGGTGCCCCAACTCCGCCAGGCAGTAAGGCTGTTCTGCGACGCGCCGACGGGCATGGTGCTCACGGCGCGCGGGCCCGAGCAGCAGTCCAAGGGCACCGACACCGTGGGCGCCTGGATCAACCTCTGCCTCGCGACCGGGCGCGCGGGCCGGCCGCTGTCCGGCTACGGCTGTCTCACCGGCCAGGGCAACGGCCAGGGCGGACGTGAACACGGCCAGAAGGCCGACCAGTTGCCCGGCTACCGGAAGCTGACCGATCCGGCCGCGCGGGAGCACGTGGCGCGGGTGTGGGGGGTGGATCCCGACGGGCTGCCGGGTCCGGGGCGCAGCGCGTACGAGCTGCTCGACGCGCTCGGCGGCGACGTGAGGGCGCTGCTGCTGATGGGGTCGAACCCGGTCGTCTCGGCGCCGCGCGCCGCGCACATCGAGGGGCGGCTGCGATCGCTGGACTTCCTGGCGGTGGCGGACGTGGTGCTCTCGGAGACGGCGGCGCTCGCGGACGTCGTGCTGCCCGTGGCGCAGTGGGCGGAGGAGACGGGGACCACGACCAGTCTGGAGGGGCGGGTTCTGCTGCGGCGCCGGGCGCTCAGCCCGCCGGCGGGTGTACGGAGCGATCTTCAGGTGCTGCACGGACTCGCGGAACTGCTCGGTCACGAGAAGGGGTTCCCGGCGGATCCCGAGGAGGTCTTCGAGGAGCTGCGGCGCGCGTCGGAGGGCGGTCCGGCCGACTACTCGGGGATCACCTACCGGCGGATCGCGGCGGAGGACGGGGTGTTCTGGCCGTGCCCCGGGGAGGGGCACCCCGGCACGCCCCGGCTCTTCCTCGACCGGTTCGCCACCGACGACGGGCGGGCCCGCTTCGTGCCCGTCGTCCACCGGCCGGCCGCCGAGGAGACGGACGCGGAGTTTCCGGTGCTGCTCACGACGGGGCGGGTCGTCTCGCAGTACCAGTCGGGCGCGCAGACCCGGCGCGTGGACGAGTTGAACGCCGCCGCGCCGGGTCCCTTCGTGGAGCTGCACCCACGGCTCGCCGAGCGGCTCGGCGTGGCCGAGGGCGACCGGCTCGCCGTGGTCTCACGACGGGGCCGGGCGGTCGCGCCCGCGCGGATCACGACGGCGATCCGCGCGGACACGGTCTTCATGCCGTTCCACTGGCCGGGCGAGGGCCGGGCGAACAACCTGACGAACCCGGCGCTCGATCCGACGTCGAGGATGCCGGAGTTCAAGGTGTGCGCGGTGCGCGTGGAGCCCGTGGGTGACTAG
- a CDS encoding CocE/NonD family hydrolase, with protein sequence MRARRLARDRPFTGPRRPVPPRETRDFHDGVEWAVTRDWSNGRVGLNGISYYAMNQ encoded by the coding sequence GTGCGTGCGCGTCGACTCGCGCGGGACCGGCCGTTCACCGGGCCGCGTCGACCCGTTCCCCCGCGCGAGACCCGCGACTTCCACGACGGCGTCGAATGGGCGGTCACCCGCGACTGGAGCAACGGCCGTGTCGGCCTCAACGGCATCTCCTACTACGCGATGAACCAGTGA
- the soxR gene encoding redox-sensitive transcriptional activator SoxR: MTQLAWNAKEATVGELAERSGVAPSALRFYEREGLITSRRTSGNQRRYTRDTLRRVAFIRTSQRLGIPLALIRDVLGLLPEDRTPTREDWARISECWQDDLNTRIRTLQRLRDNLADCIGCGCLSLDHCVLSNPGDELAAHGPGPRRLIED; encoded by the coding sequence ATGACGCAACTCGCCTGGAACGCCAAGGAAGCCACGGTCGGCGAACTGGCCGAACGCAGCGGTGTCGCCCCCTCCGCACTGCGCTTCTACGAGCGCGAGGGGCTGATCACCAGCCGCCGCACCTCGGGCAACCAGCGGCGCTACACCCGTGACACCCTCCGGCGCGTCGCCTTCATCCGCACCTCGCAGCGCCTGGGCATCCCGCTCGCCCTGATCCGCGACGTGCTGGGGCTGCTGCCGGAGGACCGCACGCCCACCAGGGAGGACTGGGCCCGCATCTCCGAGTGCTGGCAGGACGATCTGAACACCCGGATCCGCACCCTTCAGCGGCTGCGCGACAACCTCGCGGACTGCATCGGCTGCGGCTGCCTCTCACTGGACCACTGTGTCCTGTCCAACCCCGGCGACGAACTGGCCGCGCACGGCCCCGGACCCCGCAGGCTGATCGAGGACTGA
- a CDS encoding TSUP family transporter, protein MPEISLTMIVVLCLAAAAAGWIDAVVGGGGLLLLPALLLGLPNVPAAHVLGTNKAVAIVGTTGAAVTYVRKAPVDVKSAVRIGLTALAGSMAGAFFAAGISSDVLRPVIMVVLLGVAAFVLLRPAFGRTQAGGPVSRGRHVTAIVLVGGGIGFYDGLFGPGTGTFLVLALTAVLHLDLVTASATAKIVNVCTNGGALAMFAYQGTVLWQLAALMAVFNLAGGMFGARMALRRGSEFVRGVLLVVVFSLVAKLAFDQWTA, encoded by the coding sequence ATGCCCGAGATATCCCTGACCATGATCGTCGTCCTCTGCCTCGCGGCAGCCGCCGCCGGCTGGATCGACGCCGTGGTGGGCGGGGGCGGGCTGCTGCTCCTGCCCGCGCTGCTGCTCGGTCTGCCGAACGTGCCGGCGGCGCACGTCCTCGGTACCAACAAGGCCGTGGCGATCGTCGGCACCACCGGCGCCGCCGTGACCTACGTGCGCAAGGCCCCGGTGGACGTGAAGAGCGCCGTACGGATCGGGCTGACGGCGCTCGCCGGGTCCATGGCCGGGGCGTTCTTCGCCGCGGGGATCAGCAGCGATGTCCTGCGCCCCGTGATCATGGTGGTGCTCCTCGGGGTCGCGGCCTTCGTGCTGCTGCGGCCCGCGTTCGGCAGGACGCAGGCGGGCGGGCCGGTCTCCCGGGGCAGGCATGTCACCGCGATCGTCCTCGTCGGCGGCGGCATCGGCTTCTACGACGGGCTGTTCGGTCCCGGCACGGGCACGTTCCTCGTACTGGCGCTGACCGCCGTGCTGCACCTGGATCTGGTGACGGCGTCGGCCACCGCGAAGATCGTCAACGTCTGCACCAACGGCGGGGCGCTCGCGATGTTCGCCTACCAGGGCACCGTGTTGTGGCAACTGGCCGCGCTGATGGCGGTGTTCAACCTGGCGGGCGGCATGTTCGGTGCGCGGATGGCGCTCAGGAGGGGCAGCGAGTTCGTCCGCGGGGTGCTGCTCGTCGTCGTGTTCTCGCTGGTCGCGAAGCTCGCCTTCGACCAGTGGACGGCCTGA
- a CDS encoding class F sortase, giving the protein MSVKGKAWLVAGAACVGVWLVQNGSRTVTPPMPSAAQAFAAGPGFHTDAAADPMPASPPVRLRIPGIGVDAPVTRLGLAKDGSLDVPPARNGDVAGWYKDGTTPGAKGTAIVAGHVDNARGPAVFYSLGTLEKGQRIEVTREDGRTAVFTVDAVEVYDNADFPDQKVYGKKDRAELRVITCGGGFSEKTGYRGNVVTYAHLIGVR; this is encoded by the coding sequence ATGAGCGTCAAGGGCAAGGCGTGGCTGGTGGCCGGCGCCGCGTGCGTCGGCGTGTGGCTCGTGCAGAACGGCTCGCGGACCGTGACTCCGCCGATGCCGTCGGCCGCGCAGGCGTTCGCCGCCGGGCCCGGCTTCCACACGGACGCCGCCGCCGACCCGATGCCCGCCTCCCCGCCCGTACGGCTGCGGATACCCGGGATCGGCGTCGACGCGCCGGTCACCCGGCTGGGCCTGGCGAAGGACGGCAGCCTCGACGTCCCGCCGGCCCGCAACGGCGATGTCGCGGGCTGGTACAAGGACGGAACCACCCCGGGCGCCAAGGGCACGGCGATCGTCGCGGGCCATGTGGACAACGCGCGCGGCCCGGCCGTCTTCTACAGCCTGGGCACCCTTGAGAAGGGGCAGCGGATCGAGGTCACCCGCGAGGACGGGCGGACCGCCGTGTTCACGGTCGACGCCGTCGAGGTCTACGACAACGCCGACTTCCCGGACCAGAAGGTCTACGGGAAGAAGGACCGGGCCGAACTGCGGGTGATCACCTGCGGCGGCGGATTCTCCGAGAAGACCGGCTACCGGGGCAACGTGGTGACGTACGCGCACCTCATCGGGGTCCGGTGA